Part of the Bacillus andreraoultii genome is shown below.
GAAATCCCAGAGGACTATATTTTTCTTCAAGAATTAATTGAAGAATTAAATGGATTAAAAATCGGTAAAAATGAGAGTTTTTCATATCTTGATTCGGTTGCAAACCAAGTAAGTTACTACAGTGAAGATGAGGGAAAATTTATTGCATCGATGCTCTATACCCTTCTCCTTCAAACGAATGTTGAGTTTATTGAACGCCATTCTCAAGGCGCCATACCAAGTTATACCGATCCTGGGCTTGAAGCAGATGTTAGTATCGCAGAAGATAAAGACCTCGTCGCTCACAACCCTGGTCCTAATGAGTACACCATCTCTATCGAACAAACAGGTAATCAATTAAAAATGTCTCTTCAATCTACAAAACTTGAAAACACATACAACGTAAGAGTAGAAAATAGTAAAACTGTCGACTACCGTACAATTACCCGTTATAACAAAGATTTACAACCCGGCCATAAGCAAGTTCTTCAAAAGGGCAAAAAGGGTAAAAGGGTCGAAGTGTATCGAATTGTGATATCTCCAGATGGTGAAGAAGTTGGAGAGGAATTAATTAGTCGTGATTTCTATTTGCCACAACAAGAAATTGTTTTAGTGGCACCAGCTGTTGAAGAAACAACTGATGGAGCGGGAACGGATGAAGCGATAGACGAACAATCGCCAAACATGGAAGATGATCATTTCATTGACTCCGATACGAATGTAAGTGAAGTTGATGATTCTGAAGAAAAAGAATCAGGTGATAGTCCGAATTCTATACATCATGAAGAATCAACCGATGATATGATCTATGAACAGCCAAATATTGTGAAATAACCTTTACGTGAGGAGGTGGATGAATTGGCAAGAAAAAGATTAGGGGATTTACTAGTTGAATCAGGCTTAATTTCAGATGAACAATTAATTCAGACATTAAAAAATAAATCACCGGATGAAAAATTAGGGGATGCCTTACTTCGAGAAGGATATATAATAGAACAACAACTAATTGAAGTGCTCGAATTTCAATTAGGTATTCCTCACATCAATATTTACCAATATCCAATTGAACCGGAAGTTATCCAATTAGTCCCTCGAGAATTAGCAAAACGACATTATGCAATGCCGATTCGTCGGGATAAAAATAAATTACTGGTTGCGATGGCTGACCCGATGGATTATTTTGCCATTGAAGAGTTGCGAATGGCTACCGGGTATCATATTGAGCCTGCGATTGCGACAAAAGATGAACTATATCGGACGATTACGAAATACTTTGACTTGCAAGAATCAATGGAAGAAGTAATGGAGGAAATCGCAACAACCGAAACGCTTGATGAAACACGAGTAGCTGATGATGATTCCCCGGTTGTTCGGCTTGTAAACCAAATTATTGCGAATGCATTAATACAACGTGCCAGTGACATCCATTTTGATCCTCATGAAACAGAATATCGTGTTCGTTATCGTGTGGACGGTATTTTACGAACAGAACGAGCTTTGCCAAAACATATGCAAAACGTCATTACTGCGCGGATTAAAATTATGGCGAACTTGAATATTACAGAAACCCGGCTCCCACAAGATGGGCGAATTAAAACGACGATTAACTTTAAACCAGTGGATATTCGTGTATCAAGCTTGCCAACGATTTATGGTGAAAAAGTTGTTATGCGTCTTCTTGATTTGTCCAATACGATGAATAGTCTCGATAAAATTGGTTTTTCTCATACAAATATGGAAAAGTTTTCTACCATGCTAAAAAAACCAAACGGGATTATTTTGATTACCGGACCGACTGGTTCAGGGAAATCATCTACATTATATGCGACATTAAACGAGTTGAATTCCGAAGATGTGAATATCATCACCGTTGAAGATCCAGTTGAATACCAAATGGAAGGTGTAAACCAAATTCAAGTAAATGAAAATGTTGGTTTAACGTTTGCTAGTGGCTTACGGTCGATTTTACGGCAAGACCCAGATATCGTGATGATTGGGGAAATTCGCGATACGGAAACAGCAGAAGTCGCAACACGGGCGTCATTAACTGGTCACTTAGTATTAAGCACACTACACACGAATAGTTCGATTGAAGCATTAGCACGGCTCGTTGACATGGGAATAGAACCATTTTTAATTTCTTCTTCTATGCTTGGAATTGTTGCGCAACGACTTGTCCGCCGTGTTTGTCGCGATTGTGGTCATACAGTGGAGGCAACGGAGCGGGAAAAAGAAATTTTTGCAAGCCGAGGATTGTCGATTGAAACGGTCAGAAGAGGTCGCGGTTGTCCAAGTTGTAATATGACGGGTTACCGTGGACGAATGGCTATACATGAAGTGTTGCCAATTGATGAAACCGTTCGGCGTCTCATTTTAAAAACAGCTCCTTCGACAGAGATTCGTAATTACGTTCGTGAACAAGGTATGAAATTTTTAATCGATGATGGGTTAATGAAAGTACAAGAAGGTTTAACAACTACAGAAGAAATATTACGTGTATCAGTGCTGGAATAGGAGGAAAATCATGGCATATCACATTCGAAGTTTACTAGAAAAAGCGTATTATGAACATGCATCTGACCTCCATATTATTGTGAATTCACCACCTGTTTTTCGGATAGACGGAGCATTACTTCCTGAAGAGGGGTACCTGTTATCAAGAGTAGATACTGAAAATATTGCGAAAGAATTAGTTCCAGAAACACTTTGGGAACAATTTCTTGAAAAAGGTGAAATCGATTTTAACTATGAACTCGAAGGACTGTCACGATTTCGGTTAAATGCGTATCGACAACGGAATAGTATTAGTGTTGCGATACGGGCAATACCAACTGAAATTCCGACAATTGAACAGTTAAACTTACCGAAGACACTTGAATCGTTAATGGACAAACCTCAAGGCCTTATTCTTGTTACTGGTCCAACTGGTTCGGGGAAATCAACAACGCTAGCAGCAATGATTAACTATATTAATCGCAATTACGCAAAACATATTATTACATTGGAAGATCCAATTGAGTATGTTCATAGCCATATGAAGTCAATCATTAATCAGCGGGAAATTGGTTCAGATACGAAAAGCTTTGCGAACGGATTGCGGGCATCACTCCGGCAAGACCCAGATATTATTCTTGTTGGTGAAATGCGTGACTTAGAAACCATTTCAACGGCAATTACGGCAGCTGAAACAGGGCATTTAGTTTTAGCAACACTACATACGAGTAGTGCAGCACAAACAATTGACCGGATTATTGACGTGTTTCCACCCCATCAACAGAGACAAGTTCGTCTACAAGTATCGAACGTTTTACAAGGGATTATTTCTCAACGGCTTTTTCCATTAAGAGAAGGACGCGGCCGGGTTGCAGCGACAGAAATTTTGATTAATACAGCTTCTGTAGCGAACTTGATTCGGAATGAAAAGATTCATCAAATTCAAAATGTATTACAAACGAGCCGAGCTCAAGGAATGCATACGTTGGAGATGTCGATTCAAAACCTGTTAAGTGCAGGAACGATTGACTATAATCATGCAGCCCCATATATAACAGGTGATATGAATGGCTATTTATAAATATATCGGACGCTCAAGAGAAGGTAAATTAAAACGTGGAACGGTAGATGCGATCAATAAAACGCAAGCAATAAAAAAACTTCGTGAAATGGATATTAGTCCCCGGGAAATAACGGAAGCAACAGGCTTATTAAATAAAGAAGTGACGATTGGAAACCCGGTTAAACAACAAGACTTTGTCATTTACTGCAGACAATTCGCCACACTCATTCGTGCTGGGGTCTCCATTGTTGACTCAACAAAAATATTAGCAAAGCAAACGGAAAGTAAAGCATTAAAAAAAGTACTCACAGCGATTGAGGAAGATATCCGCGGAGGAATTCCGTTTTCGGACGCAGCAGGAAAATACCCGAAAATCTTCCCACAAATTTTTGTCAATATGGTCCGTGCTGGTGAAGCAACCGGGAATTTAGACGAAACATTAGACAGACTCGCAGGATACTTAGAAAAGCAATATGACTTAAAGAAAAAGGTACAGTCAACGATGGCGTATCCTATTACACTATTAATTGTTATTATCGCCGTTGTTATTTTCTTAATGGTTACGATTATTCCTAGTTTCTCGGAAATGTTTGCCCAATTTGATAGTGAGTTACCAAGTATTACGAAATTTATGCTCGGTGTCAGTACGGTCGTCCAGAAATATTGGTGGTTTGTTTTATTAATAGTTATTGCCATCATTGCAACTTTTTCCTTTTTTATGAAAAGCAATAAAGTTTTTCAATATAGTGTCCATGTAGCTATATTAAAAATGCCAATATTCGGGAAACTGTTGCAAAAGTCAGCGATTGCCCGGTTTTCTCGTACACTATCATCTTTATTTTCTAGTTCTGTGCCAATTTTACAGGCATTGACGATTGTTGAAAAAGTCGTTAATAACCCGGTAATTGGGAAAGTGGTGTTAGAAGCTAGGGATAGTCTCGAGACAGGAAGTAAATTGTCTGAACCATTAGAGAAAAGTTGGGTCATCCCACCTCTTGTCACACAAATGGTGGCAATTGGAGAAGAAACAGGATCTCTTGACTTCATGCTTGCCAAAATAGCCGATTTCTATGAAGCCGAAGTGGACAGGTCTGTTGATACATTGAAATCATTAATTGAACCGATTATGATTGTCCTTTTAGCAGTTGTCGTCGGAACCATTATCATGTCAATCATGGTCCCAATGTTTACAATCTATCAACAAATTTAATGAGATAAGGAAAAAAGTTTAATAGATACGTGAGTTGAACAGAAATTCACGCAGCAACATCGTTTTAACAAGGAAAGAACAAAACTATATAACCTTTTGGGGGGTGGTTGCCAGGAGGAAATCGGCACGAAGAACGATAACATTTATTAAAACGTAAAAATAGGAGGAAGAAAAATGCAAAAACACTTAAAGCAATTAAAAAATGAAAAAGGTATGACGCTTGTTGAAATCCTAGCTGTATTAGTTATCTTAGCACTTATTGCAGCAATCGCAATTCCAATGATAGGTAATATTATTTCTGATTCACAAAAAAAATCTGAGCTTAATGACGCATTGAATATTATTGCTGCTGCAAAACTTGCGGATGCAAATGGTGAGGCATTAGAAACTATTTCTACAGGAAATGAAGGATACAAGAAGGACACCTTAATCACTAAAGGGTATTTAGATAGCAGTGTAACTAATTTTACAGGGGTGAAAAAAAGTGATAGCCAATGGGAATTAATTGGTTTTACTTTTACTAAGGCAACCGGTACTCCTCTAACAGAAGCAGGTATTAAATCAGCATTGAAGACACTTAATTGAGAAACAGAATCTAACTGATATTAGGAAAAATTAGTATTAATATGAATAATCAAGGAGGTCCACCCATGCTCGATTTATTTTCAACAAAGAAAACGATCAATCTTGTTATTGATGATTATGCGATTCGGATGGTTGATTATCCAGGTGGTGATTTGACAAAAGTGAAGAGCTTCGAGGAAAGAGCCATTCCTGATGGTCTACTCGAGCATGGGCGGATTCTTGATGATATGGAGTTTTACCAATTTATGAAGGATCTCGTCCAAGATTGGGGTCTCAAGCGTCGTCACGTGCGCTTTTATGTACCGGATTCGTTAATGATTATGAAAAAGGTGGAATTCCCTGCACAACTGAAAGATGAAGATGTAAAAGGTCATTTTTATATGGAATTGGGGCGGACGTTCTATTTGCCGTTTGAAAATCCAATCTTTGACGTCTATCCTTTACCGGTTACTGACCCTTCCAGCAGTAAACGGGAAGGCTTACTTTTTGCGGTGCCGGAAGAAGAATTGAATAAATATACAGCAGTCTTTGAGGATGTAGGTTTGATTCCGGTTGTTGCCGATGTTCGTTCTATTGGAATTTATCGTTACTATCGTTATTTGCAACCGGAAATGAATCCTGAGGAAGCGATACTCTTTTTTGAGCTAAATTTAAATTCAATTGTTATTAGTATTTTTTCTGAACATAAACCTGAGTTTTTACGTTTTCTCGATTTAGATGTTTCCTTGAAAGATTGGCGTTGTGATGTTGAAGAAGATGGTTCATTGAAATGGGTTTTTCAAGGGGACGAAGAAGCCTTTTACGGTCTCCTTGATGATCAAATGATTGAATTAGAAAGAATTATGAACTTTTACCGTTACTCGCTTCATAAAGGTGAGAAACAAGTTTCAAGAGTAATCTTATTAGGTGATTTTCCACGATTAGATATTATTTCAAAAAAGGTTTCTACAACAATTCCAACGCCGATTCGAATTCTGGACGCGTATCTTTCACCAGCAAAAACGGGCCAAGTGAATCGAGTGTTTATTCCATCTCTCGGGCTCGCGTTAAAGGGGGAAGTGAAGTGATTCCAGAAATAAATTTATTACCAGAAAAAGATAGGCAAAGTGAACGGTCTACATTACTCTTTTTCATTGTTTTCATTGTTTGGTTTTTACTAGTCGGGTTCATGACTTTTCATTATTTTCAAGCAAAATCCGATTTGAAACTATTCCAGTCAAGGACTGAAAGCCTAACATTAGAAAAACAATTGCTAGAATCAGAAATGAATAATGAATCAACGGGTATGGGTTTAGCCGATGCCGTACGTTATGCTGAAAAACTAACCGTCCCAACATCGAAAGTAATTAACGAATTACTGCATTTATTACCTAATGAAGAAAGTTATTTAAACCAATATTCATATAGCACCGGTCAAGTAACCGTTCAAGCACAATTTGAATCACTTGATATGGTAGCAGCTTATGTGGAAAAATTAAACACTTCTAAATATTTTTCTGATGTAAAAGTAGACAACATCTCAACTTCTTCACTAGAAGAGTCAGAAGAAGAGAACGATGAGAAACGTTTTGAGGAAATGCCTAGATACGATGTCAGTTTAAGTATCGCGGTCTATTTACCAGCCCTTTTACCAACAGGGGGTGAAGCAGATGAGTGATTTTCTTCAAGAGAAAAAGAAAATCGTTTTGTTTATTGCAATTATTTTATTTCTATTACTCGGTTTAGCTTATCTATATCTCATCACACCAATAAAAGATGATGTTGCTTCATCGAAAAATAATGTGAATCAATTAGAAGCAGAAATTAAATCGTTAAAGGCACAAGAAAAACAAGAACCAACAAAAGAGAATACGGCAAAACTTGAAAAGAAAATGCCGACATCAAGAAGTATTGATGAACTCCTTCGACACTTGCAAGAAATTGAGTTAATTAGTGACAGCCGCATTGATTCGGTTTCGTTTAACAATTACGATGGGGAATTGTCAGAAACGGATGTTGCGATTGAAAAAGAGACGAAAAATCAGGAAGATACAAAAGCAGGAGACGAATCAACTGATGGTAAGGAAGATGAGCAAGCAGTTGACGAGGATGATAATGGGTCAGACACAGGCGAAAAAAACGCGGAAGACACGGAAATACCACCAGAATCCGACTTGGCAAATGACACAAACTTACCAAGCAACGTAAAACTCATTACACTTAATCTTTCAGTTATATCACCGGATTTTGAACACTTCCAACAATTTTTACAAGAGTTGGAAAAACTAGAACGAATCACCCGCGTCGACACAATGAACTTTACAAAACCGGCTGAACGAGAACTGTTATATGAAGAAGATGGCACAGAATCAATCACAATGGACGTTCAAATTACAACGTTCTACTATGATTCAGGTCAGTAAGCTTGGGATGAAGTTTATAGATTGTTTACGAATGAATCAAAACAGTGTTCGCACAAATATATAAAGCAGTGGTCTGTTTTAACAGCACAGCTTCACTATTTTCTAGTTCTTAGTTAGTTTTATTACAGCTTTTACTGAAATATCGCTATAAATGTATAAAGTAAGAAGTGTCTGTTAACAGTAAAGCATCAACTTGATTACTTAGAACCAAATGTTTAAAACAGTCGTGCTTATTTCTAAATTAGATTCAACATATTCCATAATGAATCGGCACAATATAAAGCGTAGAAATACTACTGTTTACGATATTGCTTCACCAGTGTTTATTTATATGACTATAATAACGGATCCATTTATCGATGGGTCCGAAATGATATTTTAAAAGAGGAATGTACATGAACGAGGTTACTACTTTCTTTTTCTTTATTTTTGGACTAGTCTTTGGTTCTTTTTTCAATGTCGTTGGCTTACGAATTCCAAAAAGAGAATCCATCGTATACCCAAACTCCCATTGTACAAATTGCCAACACGAGTTATCCTGGTTTGAAAATATCCCTGTACTGTCTTACGTATTTTTGCAAGGAAAATGTCGCCAATGTAAAACGCGAATCTCAGCAATTTATCCCGTAATGGAACTCATTACTGGCCTTTTATATGCGTTTG
Proteins encoded:
- a CDS encoding G5 domain-containing protein; translation: MTMKKKPFYSILVGLLVLIIAIYVLSSTHIVHAATSFPENSSIGGVPIGGLTEEEATALLISKIDKWKGKGDVIVYTEDQSITIPYENIKINIQDSIYTMKTRTKKPWYKVFSKANPQQLPLKVTVDLTKKQIKELEKTTDVKATIQLIENTISYLGEHEITAVPIAEEDKPVVVAKDTWEIPEDYIFLQELIEELNGLKIGKNESFSYLDSVANQVSYYSEDEGKFIASMLYTLLLQTNVEFIERHSQGAIPSYTDPGLEADVSIAEDKDLVAHNPGPNEYTISIEQTGNQLKMSLQSTKLENTYNVRVENSKTVDYRTITRYNKDLQPGHKQVLQKGKKGKRVEVYRIVISPDGEEVGEELISRDFYLPQQEIVLVAPAVEETTDGAGTDEAIDEQSPNMEDDHFIDSDTNVSEVDDSEEKESGDSPNSIHHEESTDDMIYEQPNIVK
- a CDS encoding GspE/PulE family protein, whose protein sequence is MDELARKRLGDLLVESGLISDEQLIQTLKNKSPDEKLGDALLREGYIIEQQLIEVLEFQLGIPHINIYQYPIEPEVIQLVPRELAKRHYAMPIRRDKNKLLVAMADPMDYFAIEELRMATGYHIEPAIATKDELYRTITKYFDLQESMEEVMEEIATTETLDETRVADDDSPVVRLVNQIIANALIQRASDIHFDPHETEYRVRYRVDGILRTERALPKHMQNVITARIKIMANLNITETRLPQDGRIKTTINFKPVDIRVSSLPTIYGEKVVMRLLDLSNTMNSLDKIGFSHTNMEKFSTMLKKPNGIILITGPTGSGKSSTLYATLNELNSEDVNIITVEDPVEYQMEGVNQIQVNENVGLTFASGLRSILRQDPDIVMIGEIRDTETAEVATRASLTGHLVLSTLHTNSSIEALARLVDMGIEPFLISSSMLGIVAQRLVRRVCRDCGHTVEATEREKEIFASRGLSIETVRRGRGCPSCNMTGYRGRMAIHEVLPIDETVRRLILKTAPSTEIRNYVREQGMKFLIDDGLMKVQEGLTTTEEILRVSVLE
- a CDS encoding type IV pilus twitching motility protein PilT; translation: MAYHIRSLLEKAYYEHASDLHIIVNSPPVFRIDGALLPEEGYLLSRVDTENIAKELVPETLWEQFLEKGEIDFNYELEGLSRFRLNAYRQRNSISVAIRAIPTEIPTIEQLNLPKTLESLMDKPQGLILVTGPTGSGKSTTLAAMINYINRNYAKHIITLEDPIEYVHSHMKSIINQREIGSDTKSFANGLRASLRQDPDIILVGEMRDLETISTAITAAETGHLVLATLHTSSAAQTIDRIIDVFPPHQQRQVRLQVSNVLQGIISQRLFPLREGRGRVAATEILINTASVANLIRNEKIHQIQNVLQTSRAQGMHTLEMSIQNLLSAGTIDYNHAAPYITGDMNGYL
- a CDS encoding type II secretion system F family protein encodes the protein MAIYKYIGRSREGKLKRGTVDAINKTQAIKKLREMDISPREITEATGLLNKEVTIGNPVKQQDFVIYCRQFATLIRAGVSIVDSTKILAKQTESKALKKVLTAIEEDIRGGIPFSDAAGKYPKIFPQIFVNMVRAGEATGNLDETLDRLAGYLEKQYDLKKKVQSTMAYPITLLIVIIAVVIFLMVTIIPSFSEMFAQFDSELPSITKFMLGVSTVVQKYWWFVLLIVIAIIATFSFFMKSNKVFQYSVHVAILKMPIFGKLLQKSAIARFSRTLSSLFSSSVPILQALTIVEKVVNNPVIGKVVLEARDSLETGSKLSEPLEKSWVIPPLVTQMVAIGEETGSLDFMLAKIADFYEAEVDRSVDTLKSLIEPIMIVLLAVVVGTIIMSIMVPMFTIYQQI
- a CDS encoding prepilin-type N-terminal cleavage/methylation domain-containing protein; its protein translation is MQKHLKQLKNEKGMTLVEILAVLVILALIAAIAIPMIGNIISDSQKKSELNDALNIIAAAKLADANGEALETISTGNEGYKKDTLITKGYLDSSVTNFTGVKKSDSQWELIGFTFTKATGTPLTEAGIKSALKTLN
- the pilM gene encoding type IV pilus biogenesis protein PilM, with protein sequence MLDLFSTKKTINLVIDDYAIRMVDYPGGDLTKVKSFEERAIPDGLLEHGRILDDMEFYQFMKDLVQDWGLKRRHVRFYVPDSLMIMKKVEFPAQLKDEDVKGHFYMELGRTFYLPFENPIFDVYPLPVTDPSSSKREGLLFAVPEEELNKYTAVFEDVGLIPVVADVRSIGIYRYYRYLQPEMNPEEAILFFELNLNSIVISIFSEHKPEFLRFLDLDVSLKDWRCDVEEDGSLKWVFQGDEEAFYGLLDDQMIELERIMNFYRYSLHKGEKQVSRVILLGDFPRLDIISKKVSTTIPTPIRILDAYLSPAKTGQVNRVFIPSLGLALKGEVK
- a CDS encoding PilN domain-containing protein; translation: MIPEINLLPEKDRQSERSTLLFFIVFIVWFLLVGFMTFHYFQAKSDLKLFQSRTESLTLEKQLLESEMNNESTGMGLADAVRYAEKLTVPTSKVINELLHLLPNEESYLNQYSYSTGQVTVQAQFESLDMVAAYVEKLNTSKYFSDVKVDNISTSSLEESEEENDEKRFEEMPRYDVSLSIAVYLPALLPTGGEADE
- the pilO gene encoding type 4a pilus biogenesis protein PilO; protein product: MSDFLQEKKKIVLFIAIILFLLLGLAYLYLITPIKDDVASSKNNVNQLEAEIKSLKAQEKQEPTKENTAKLEKKMPTSRSIDELLRHLQEIELISDSRIDSVSFNNYDGELSETDVAIEKETKNQEDTKAGDESTDGKEDEQAVDEDDNGSDTGEKNAEDTEIPPESDLANDTNLPSNVKLITLNLSVISPDFEHFQQFLQELEKLERITRVDTMNFTKPAERELLYEEDGTESITMDVQITTFYYDSGQ